Part of the Corynebacterium canis genome is shown below.
TGCCTTCGTAGCGGCTATCCACAAACTTGTAATTGTCAGCAGAGTTTGCGCCGCCAGAACGCGAAGAAATATATGTTGCCACCCCGATAACGGCGATAACCAACAACAGCACAACGCTCGCAATAGTAGTAATCTGACGTTTGCTCACAATTTGGTTTCACATTCTGACAGTTATGTTTATGCATAGTTTAAACCGCAAACCACCACCCCGCTCTACAGCCGAAAAACCCCTAACAACTGGGGGTAACCGCGACGCAAAACAGGGTTAGAAGGCCCGCACCTAGGCCGGACAAAAGCCCCCAGAGATCACCCTGGAGGCTGCGTCCCAGAAAGCCGCTTTCACCTAAGTACAGCATTTTATCAACAAGGCTGTTTAAGTGCTGCATTTCACAATTATGCGGCGCGTGTAGCGAATTTATACCGGCTAAACTGCCCGAACTTTACGCGATTGGGATCAAACTAATTTGCGGAAACGCCCACGATTGCATGGCGCTGTTTCGTGCCCAGCTGTAGCTAGCGCAGGGCGTCGACAAGCTTATTGTCAAACATATTGAGCGCGGAGGCGATGGCCATGTGCATGTCTAGGTATTGGTAGGTGCCCAGCCTGCCGCCGAAGTACACCTTGCGTTCGGCTGTTTCCTGATCGGCCAGCTCGCGGTAACGCAGGAGCATATCGCGGTCGGCCGGGGTATTGATCGGGTAGTAGGGTTCGTCCTCGGCCTCGGCGAAGCGGCTGTATTCCTTCATAATCACGGTCTTGTCGGCGGGGTACCGGTCGGCGCGTTCTGGGTGGAAATGCCGGAATTCGTGGATGCGGGTGTAGGGCACGTCGGCGTCGTTGTAGTTCATCACGGAGGTGCCTTGGAAGTCGCCCGTGTCCAGCACTTCGGTTTCAAAGTCGAGGGTGCGCCAGCCGAGCGTGCCTTCGGAGTAGTCGAAGTAGCGGTCGAGCGGGCCTGTGTACACGACGGGGGCGTCGGGGTTTTCGGCGCGGAGCTGGTCGCGGACCTCGAACCAGTCGGTGTTCAGCCGCACCTCAATAAGCTTATGATCGGCCATGCGTTCGAGCCACGCCGCGTATCCGTCCACGGGAAGGCCTTCGTAGGTGTCGTTGAAGTAGCGGTTATCAAAGGTGTAGCGGACGGGCAGCCGGGTGATGTTTCCGGCGGGGAGTTCCTTCGGGTCGGTCTGCCACTGCTTTGCGGTGTAGTCGCGCACGAACGCCTCGTACAGGGGGCGGCCGATCAGGGAGATGGCTTTTTCTTCGAGGTTGGTGGCGGCGGCGGGGTCGAGGCCGTCGGTTTGCTGGCGGATTAGCTCGCGGGCTTCGTCGGGACTGTAATACTTTCCAAAGAATTGGTTAATAAGCCCCAGCCCCATCGGGAATTGGTATGCGGTGCCCTTGTGCATGGCGAACACGCGGTGCTGGTACCCGGTGAATTCCGTAAATTGCCGAACATACTCCCAAACCCGCTGGTTGGATGTGTGGAACAGGTGCGCGCCGTATTGGTGGACTTCGATCCCGGTGGTCGGCTCTGCCTCGGAGTAGGCGTTTCCGCCGAGGTGGTGGCGCCTTTCCACGATGAGTACGCGCTTGCCTAGTTGGCTGGCTGTACGTTCCGCCACGGTGAGGCCGAAGAGCCCGGAACCTACCACGATGAGGTCATATTTTTGTTCGGTCATGTGTCGAGCGTATCGCGTGGGTTCGCCCTGCGCACGACATCTCTTCTAAGACACGCCGCAAATATCACTTTAATAACACTCGCCACACTGGTAGCATGTGCCCCTAGAGTTTATCATTGTAACATTGTCTCAGTCTCAGGGAGTGTCCTCACATGCCACAGCGCCGCCGCTTACATGCGGGCTCTCAGCGTCCGGTCCTCGCCGCCGTGCTTGCGATTACCCTGATCGCATCCGCAGCATTGGGCATCGGAGGCATCCAAAAGACCCAGAACGCGGGTCTTGACCCAATCGCCGCCTCCCTAACTACCACCAGCTTCGACGGTGGCGAAAACGTGGTTGTTGAGGATTCCGCCATCACCGCGCAGGGCGAAGAACCCGGCCCGCGCAATGTAAAGGAATTCTCCCGCGATGAACCTTTCTCACTGTTCGCCCTGTCCTGGCAAGGGCAGCGCGACCTCGCCGCGTTCTTCCGCGCCCAGCGCGAGGACGGCTCTTGGGGCCCGTGGTACGACGCCGACCCCCTCAACGAAGAGGTAACCGACCGCACCGGCACCGAACCTATTTTCCTGGAGCCCACCCACAAGGTGCAGGTCGCCGTACACGGTGTGCAGGACGCCGCCGGCATTGACGCAGTGTTTATCGACGGCCGCGCCGAGCAAGGTGGCATCGCCCTCGCCGCCGACACCGACGGCATGCCCAATGTGGTTTCCCGCGCCGGCTGGCGGGCCGACGAATCCATTCGTTGCGGTTCGCCGACCTACGATGATGAAACCAATGCCATCACCATCCACCACACCGCTGGTTCGAACAACTATACGCAGGCCGAGGCGGCCGGTATCGTGCGCGGCATCTACCAGTACCACGCCCAGCAATTGGGCTGGTGCGATATCGGATACCACTCTCTGGTGGACAAGTACGGCACCATTTACGAGGGCCGCTCGGGCGGCTTAACCAAGCCGGTCCAGGGCGCCCACGCGGGCGGCTTCAACGAGAACACTTGGGCGATCTCCATGCTCGGCAATTACGAGGAAGTGGAACCCACAGACACCATGCTGAAGGCAGTCGGCGAGCTTGCGGGTTGGCGCGCCAAGGTTGGCGATTTCGACCCCACCGGCCATGACGTGCACTATTCCGAGGGCACCAGCTTTTCCAAATATGCCTACGGGCAGGAGGTGAGGCTGCCGAGTATCTTCGCCCACCGCGACGTCGGCACCACGGCGTGCCCCGGCAAGTACGCCTACGCGAAGATGGATTCGATCCGCGCCACGGCTAAGCGGAAGTACGATTCCATCCGCAGCGGAGCGACCCCAACCACCACTGCGCAGGCGACGACCACGAACGCTGCGGCACCTGCGGCCGAACAGGCTTCCACCGCCCCGCTGGCCAATGCTACGATCGGCACGCTCCTTGCCGCGGGCATCGGCATGCTTTCCTCGGAGGGCCGCCTTCCGGAAACCACGACCAAGGTTGGCAACGTCGATGTCATCGAGGGTCTGCAGCTCAAGGACATTCCCGCCGTGGTAAATGCGGTGATTTCGGACGAAAAGTTCACGGAGGTGTTGCGCAAGGTTACGGATGCCGTGGGCCCGATCCTCGGCCAGCCGCGCGGCGGTGTGCACACGGCGACCCCGGTCGGCGAGCGTAATTCCGCGGTGGAGTACGTCCCCTTCGATAACGGCATGATCGTCTCCTCCCCGGAGGCCGGCACTCACGCCCTATGGGGAAAGATTGGCGACGCCTGGGCAGCACAAGGTTTCGATTCCGGCCCGCTGGGATTGCCGCTCACCGAGGAGTACCTCGCCGGTGACCTAATCCGTGCGGATTTCCAGGGCGGCTACATCACCTTTAACCCTGCGGACGGCCACGTGGAGATCCATACCTTCTAGCATTCTTCGGGGGGAACGTCGTTATCGCCAAGCGGGGGGATATCGTCGTAGTCTCGGAGTTGCCGCTTCCGCATGGTCATTTGCACGAGGTGGCGATTGCGCTGCTTGGCGCGGTACTTGGCCAGCGTGGTACCCCACCGACCAAAACCGTTGCGGCTCGGCGGGCTATCGTAGTAGGCCTCGTCCCGGGTGGGATGGTCGTGGCGGCCGGTAATCCCGCTTTCCAGACCTTTGACCTGCCCCGCAAGCGGACCGTTCGGCACGGTGGTTACTTCCAGGTTGTCTAGTTTCCAGGTCACCACACCAAACACATCGCTGCGCGCCATCACGTTTCTGTCGGTTTTAAAGTTGTGGTGTCGCCGACACAGACATTGCAGGTTCGGCAGGGTGGTCAATCCGCCCATCTCCCAATTAATAACCTGACTTCCACAACTGTTTTGCGGATTTTTGGGTGGAATGTTTCTGACCTTGGGGTTTGTTGTTTTGGAAGTGCGTTTTGGGGGACTAGGTGCCTGGTTGGTGATAGCGTCATTGGGTGGCTTACATTAAGTATTCGCGGACTACCTCTGGTGGGGTGAGTGTTCAAGTTGTGCGCAAAGTCCGTGGCCGCACCGTTGTGTTGTCCCATGTGGGTACTGCTCATGATGATCTGACTTTGCATGCGTTAATTGACAAGGCAGAGGAATTTATGGGTTTAGACGCACAGATGAGTCTGGATATCGGCATTGATGTGCCAGTTCGTGCGCGTCCATCGATGGTGGATATCTCTAACTACCTGGAATCGGCCTCGGACAAGCAACTCGAGCTGTTAGTTGAACGCGGTGCTGATTCGACGGTTCTCCGCGATCCGCCCCGCGCTCAACGCGCGCCTGTGGCTGAGTCTAATTTTCCGGCCTCGCCACGGGTGATTTCATCTCCGGCCAGGTTGATCTGGGATGTGCTAGCCATGGTTTACCAACAGCTTGGCTTTGCCTCGTTACATGATGAAGCGTTTATGTCCACGGTGATAGCACGTGTGGTTAAACCCACCTCGAAGGCTCAGGTGCCTGAGGTTTTAGCGAGTATGGGCAGATGTGCGCCGCATGAAAACACCATCTACAACGCACTCAAGCGATGCCACGAACGCGACTATAAAAAGATAATTTCGGCCAAATGTCACGAGTATGTGCGCACCAATCATCAGGTAACCATGGTGCTGTACGACGTGACTACTTTGTATTTTGAAACCTCAAAAGAAGACGAGCTGCGTAAGATCGGGATGAGCAAAGAGCGTCGCGTTGATCCTCAAATCGTCGTGGGGTTGATTACTGATAATCTGGGATTTCCACTGCATGTGGACTTTTTTCATGGCAAGACTGCGGAAACCACCACGCTGATCCCGATGCTTGAGGCCTATCGCAATGCCCACGATTTGGAATCATTGACAGTAGTTGCTGATGCCGCGATGCTATCGGCAACTAATCTTGATGAGCTTGATGCTGCAGGGATTAACTACATCGTGGCCGACCGGCTAAAAAAAGCCCCTCACGCGGTGACTATCTCCGATGATGACATGGCGGCGTGGTCGAAGAAAACGGACACATACGAAATTGTCGAAACCACCAAAACTATGGGCAAAGCAGGCAATGCGGTCACTCGCCGAGTGGTAGTAGGTTTTAGTCCAAAGCGCTACAAGTACGACACGTTCACGCTACAAAAACAAAAAGAAAAAGCTCAAGCAACCGTCGCAGGCAAGGCAGCTACTCGGTTGCCACGGTTTGTATCAAGGAACAAAGACACGCTGAGGATCAACGAGAGTGCGTTCGATAAGGCGCTCGCTCTTGCCGGATGGAAAGGCTACGTTACCAACCTGGATAAAGACCAAGTCGCAGGTAGTGAGGTAATTAGTCTCTACCACGAGCTCCACCACATTGAAAACGCGTTCCGGATGGCGAAAACAGACTTGCAAGCCCGGCCAATTTTTCATCGCACTGAAGATGCCATCCAAGCGCATCTCACCATCGTGCTGGCTGCTTTAGCAATGTCAAAACACATTTACCTCACCTGCCAGATAACCACTCCGAAACTTGTCGCGACCCTCAGTCAGTACCGACACGCACTCGTCGAAACCGGCAAGCACCGATACGAAATCCCACCCCAGCTCACACCCGAAATCGAAGAAAAAATCAACCAGCTAAAAAACTTCAAACCGGGGGACTAGGGCAAATTGTGGAACTCAGGAGTAGGCCTCGTCCCGGGTGGGATGGTCGTGGCGGCCGGTAATCCCGCTTTCCAGACCTTTGACCTGCCCCGCAAGCGGACCGTTCGGCACGGTGGTTACTTCCAGGTTGTCTAGTTTCCAGGTCACCACACCAAACACATCGCTGCGCGCCATCACGTTTCTGTCGGTTTTAAAGTTGTGGTGTCGCCGACACAGACATTGCAGGTTCGGCAGGGTGGTCAATCCGCCCATCTCCCAATTAATAATGTGGTCGGTATCGCAGAAGCGGGCCTCCACATTGCATCCGGGGAACCTGCAGGTTCCGTCCCGCAACATCACGAGCAGCATTTGGTCCAGCGTCGGATCATGCTCATCGAAGCATTCGGTGGCTACGGAGTCAATGCTGCGGTAGCGGAAGGAATTGGCCCGCATCAACTTTCGCCGCTGGTTGATGGTGAGCTGCCCGGTTCCATCCGCGTACACCAGCTCGACGTGATCCGCGGGCGTGAGCTCCCCGACCCCGAAGATCCGGACTTGCCGCGCCTTCTCCCGCGCCGAAAGCGTGCCACACAACCGATTCATTACCACCCGTTCTTGAGGGACCTTTTCAGATTTCGCGTCCGCCGCGATAGTCTGCCTAGCCTCATGAGCATCCTCGGTAGCCAAGGTCACCTGCAGCACACTCACCGAAGGGTCGCTGGTGTGCAACACTTCCACCCCATAGGGCGCCTCGGGCGAATCGAAGTCCACGCGCCCGCTATTGGGGTCCTTGAAATCATCGTACAACCCGAGTCGCACCAGTTCATCGCGGATTTTATTGCCCAACCACCGCGCGGTAGGCAAGGCTTGATTCGGCACCGTGGGCGATAAACACTCCACTAGGAAGATATCCATCTGCTCCCAGATTTCGGCGCAATCTTCATCGTCCGGAATGGCAGCCAGGTGATTCGCGAGCGTCCGCAGCATCCGATAATCCAGCAGCCCCCATGTCAGCCCCAGTTCCTTTAATCTCGGTAGCCACGCGTGCAGCAGCCAGCAGCCGCACACAATATTAGTCATGCACGCTTCCGAATAGTGCGCCGATTGCAATGCCAGCTTCCGCACGAGCCGCCGTAAGTTTGTATCTTCCCAAATCACATCTTTGGTCACCGCCAAATACGCCGCCAAGAAATCCCTATTGTGCGCGATTTCCTGGCCACCCAGAGTGTTTCCGTCATTGTGTACCAAAAAGCCCACATCGGGCCTTGCGTCTGACATTGTTTCTCGCCCCTCCCGTGGTGAAAAGTCCACCCCCTACATTACCAGCCCGAGCAGCATACACCCAGCTCATAATACGTTTTGCCCGACTCAAAACGTTACCCCCGCGCGACGTCGTCACCTGCAATAACAACATGGGAATATGTGGCGCGCAACCTAACCGGGAACCGTCGCATAGCCCCCTCAGCGGCGCTCAGACCGCCCTCAGGAACCCCACAGCAGCACGTTCGCAGCCACTCCCATCAAATCACCTCAACAAGGCTGCAGAAGCGCAGAAGAGTTGCCACTGTGCAATGCGTCACATTTACATATACACAACGCCGCCCCTATTCAGGGGCGCATGACTGCCGCCTAGAACCAGCGGCTCAGCACATCCGCAATGCCGCCGTCATTATTGGAACCGCACACCTCATCGGCAACGGCCTTTAACTTTGGGTGAGCATTCGCCATGGCGACGCCGTGCCCCGCCCATTGCAACATCTCTAGGTCATTGGGCATATCGCCAAAGCACAATACTTCCCGCGCGGAAACCCCGATGTAATTGGCCAATTCCCCGACGCCGGTGGCCTTATTAATGCCGGGTGCGGAAACCTCCAGCAGGCCCTCGTTCATGGAATAGGTGATATGGGCCATACTGGCCGGAACCAGGGGTTTGATCAGCGCATACAATTCGGGCGCGCTCAGGGAATCGTTTCGCAGCAGGAGTTTCACGGCCGGTTTGCTGATCACCTCGGCCTCATCGGCGTGGCCGTATTCGTCGGCGTCCCACACGTGGACATAGGAGGGGGCCACCACGAAGAGCTCTTCCTCCGGGGCAAAGGCGGATTCGCCGCAGCGTTCGACGGCGACGCCAACCTCGGTGACTAAGCGCGCGGCGTCGATAATCCGCCGCATGACGTCGGGGCGCAGGGCGTGCTGCTGGAGGATCTGGTCACGGGCGGAATCATAAATCACGGCGCCATTGGTGCACACGCACACCGGACGCACGGTGAGCTGATCAAGCACCGGCCGCAGCCAGCGCGCGGGACGGCCCGTAGCAAGCGCCATCACGGTGCCCGCGCGGGTCATGCGAATAATGGCCTCCCGCACGGATTTGGGTATGCGCTCGGTGTCATCGATCAGCGTGCCATCAATATCGCTGGCCACCAGCAGCGGGGGCTCATTGGTTGAAATATTCACGCGTTTTCCTTCGACGACAATTCAGCGAGCATAGCGGCGATAGTACTGCGCAGCCCCTCGGTGCCACACTCCGGGTCAAGCGGCTCCCCCACATGAATGCGCACCACGCCGCAGCGCTGCCGCCTGGAGCCCTTGGTCCAGATACGGTGCGAACCCCAGATCGCCACGGGGATCAGTGGCACCCCCGCCTCCGCCGCGATGCGCACGGCGCCGGACTTAAAGTTCAGCAGCTGGCAATCCGAAGAAATGGTCCCCTCCGGGAACACGCCGATCAGGTGCCCCGCCTGCGCCTCCGATACCGCCCGCAGGTAGGCGGGGTGCCCGGCGGAGCGGTCCACGGGGATGTAATGCAACCAGCGCAAAACCTGCGCTAGCACAGGGATGCGAAACAGCTCTTCCTTTGCTAGAAACCGGACGCCCCGAGCTGGGACGAAAGCGAAGTCCAGATAACCCGAATGGTTCGCCGCCAACACTGCACCGCCGTAGGTTGGAATGTGTTCAGCCCCCGTGACAGTGACGCGAATGCCACGGAGCCGAGCGAGAATTAGCCAAGGATGCACGCATTTACGTTACTTCACGGGCTCCAAAACCTCGCGCCCGAGGAACGGTTGCAGCGCCTTGGGCACCAGCACGGAACCATCGGCCTGCTGATTGTTTTCCAGGATGGCGACCAACCAGCGCGTGGTGGCCAGCGTGCCGTTAAGGGTGGCACAGGTTTGCGTGCGGCCAGCGTCGTCGCGATACCGTACTTGAAGACGCCGCGCCTGGAACGTGGTGCAATTCGAAGTAGACGTTAGCTCGCGGTAGGTTCCCTGGGTGGGCACCCAAGCCTCAGTGTCGAACTTACGTGCAGCGGACGCGCCGAGGTCGCCGCCCGCGACGTCGATAATCCGGTAGGGAACCTCCACAGCGGCGAGCATATCGCGCTCCATATTGAGCAGGCGCTGATGCTCCGCCGCGGCCTCCTCGGGCTTGCACCACGTAAACATTTCCACCTTGTCAAACTGGTGCACACGCAAAATGCCGCGGGTGTCCTTGCCGTGGGAGCCGGCCTCGCGGCGGAAACAGGAGGACCAACCGGCGTAGCGCTTCGGCCCCGCGGAAAGGTCAATGATCTCGCCCTGGTGGTAGCCCGCGAGCGCCACCTCGGAGGTGCCCACCAGGTATAGGTCATCCTGTGGGAGGTAATAGATCTCGTCCGAGTGCGCGCCGAGGAAGCCCGTGCCGGACATCACCTCGGGGCGGACCAGCACCGGCGGCACCATCAACTGGAACCCATTGGCCACAGCCTTTTGCGCGGCTAGGTTCAGCATGGCCAGCTGCAGCAACGCCCCGTAGCCGGTTAGGAAGTAGAAGCGCGCGCCGCTGACCTTAGCGCCGCGTTCCATATCTATAAGGCCCAGGCTTTCGCCGAGCGCTAGGTGGTCTTTGGGCTCGAAATCAAAGCTCCGGGGTTCGCCTACGTGTTCGAGCACTACAAAGTCGTCTTCGCCGCCGGCGGGGGCGCCTTCCACCACATTGCTCAGCAGCATCTGCAGGCGGTCAACCTCTTCCGCGGCGGCCTTTTGCGCAGCCTCCGCCTCCTTGACCTTGGCCTTCAGCTCGTTCGACCCGGCGAGCAGGGCGGGGCGTTCCTCCGGCGACGCTTGACCGATCTTTTTGCCAAATGCCTTCTGTTCCGCCCGCAGGGAATCCGCCGCCGCGATCGCCTCGCGGCGTCGCTCATCGGCTGCGATGAGTTGATCTACTAAGGCGGGGTCTTCGCCTCGGGTGACCTGCGAGGCGCGAACGGTTTCTGGGTGGTCACGAAGGAATTTGAGATCAATCACACTCTAACCCTACCAAGCCATGTGATTTCACTTGGAAATTACCAATACCAGTGGCCCGTAATAAGGTTATAGCCCGCGCATGAAACCCTCAGCGCATCGGCTATCCCCCTTCTCTGTGGGGAATGTACCACAATGGCGCACCTGGTTATCACCACACGGGTAATCTGGTTGTATGGCCGAAAATCTGGTGGCGAGGCAATTAACTGACGGTTCGAAACCCAAGCATGCGCAATTGCGCGAAATCCTTGAAGAGATTTGCGCAACCCAGCTTTCCCCCGGGGACATGCTCCCCGGGGAACGCGTGTTAGAGGAAACCTACGGCGTCAGCCGTATAACGGTGCGCCGGGCGATCGGGGACCTGGTCGCGGCGGGGACGTTGAAACGCGCCCGCGGCAAGGGCACGTTTGTGGCCCCGAGCCCGCTGGTTTCGCGCCTGAACCTGGCCTCGTTTTCTTCGGAGATGTCGGCCCAGCACCTGAAGGCTTCCAGCAAGATTCTGCTTGCCGCCCGCGGGCACGCGCCGAAGGATGTGCAGAGCTTCTTCGATTCGGATGCCGCGCACACGCATCTGCGTCGCCTGCGCCTCGGCGATGACCGCCCGTACGCCATTGACGATGGCTGGTATAACAGCACGTTCGCCCCCGGTCTGCTGGAAAATGACGTTTATAATTCCGTGTACGCGATCCTGGATAACGAGTACGGCATGCCCGTCACCGACGCCGAGCAAACCGCCACCGCCATCAATGCCGACGAGGAGACGGGGAAGCTTCTCGACGTCGAGCCGGGGACAGCGTTGTTGCGCATCGTGCGGCAGTCCTTTTCCGGCACCAAGCCGATCGAATGGTGCACTTCCTTGTACCGGACTGATAGGTACGCCCTGAAAACTCATGTATCGCGCACAAGGGATTCAGGCCATCCGGCTACCGACTCAGCTATTAGTGGTGCATGATGGAACACGATGAATACCATACGTACTGCAACGACCGTGCGCTTAACGCTGGCAGCCGCTGTTGTGGCGGTTGCCGGGTTCGCCATTACGCGATTTGCCACGCCCACGAACGAGCCTCAGTTTGAGACCCCCGATGGGGTGGCCCCGTTTACCACGGCTGATGTGGGCGCGTGCCTTACCTGGGAGATTCAAAACGGCGCCCTGAAAAACTTTGAGCAGACGGACTGCGCGCAGAAGCACCGGTTTGAGGTTTCCTACCGGGAGAATCTGGCCACCTATCCGTCGAGCGAGTTCGGTCCGAACGCGCCGTTGCCGGACGTGACCCGGCAGGCCCAGCTGCGCGAGGAGTTGTGCCGCCAGCCCACCGTCGATTATTTGCAGGGCAAGTATGACCCGAACGGTAGGTATTCCATCGCCCCGATCCTGCCGCCCCCGGACGCGTGGAAGAATGGGGACCGCACCATGCTGTGTGGTTTGCAGGTCACCGACGATAATGGCAATTTGCAGCTCACCACCGGCCGCGCCACCGAGCAGGACCAGGCCCGCATTGCGCAGACCGGGGAGTGCGTGCGTGTCGACGCCGCGCAGGCCACCCACGTCGTCGCCTGCGACCAGCCGCACACCTACGAAGTGACCGGTGTGGTGGACCTTGCGGTGCATTTCCCCGACCATGCCCCGAGTATCGAGGAGCAGGATGCGTTCCTGAAAGACCATTGCACGCAGGTGAGCTTGGACTATATCGGCGGCGATGATGCCTTGTATAACTCCACCTTGCAGAGTTTCTGGACCACCATCCCGGTAAATTCCTGGGCCGGCGGCACGCATACCGTGAATTGTTCCTTGATTAAGGCCAACCCCGAGGGCGGTTTCGCCACGCTGAAGGGCAGCGCCAAGGGAGAGTTTTTGATTAACGACGCCCCGCCCCCGCCGCAGCCGACCCGCAACCCGCTCCGTAGCGAACGCCCCCAGCAATGATCCAGGTCAGTGACGAACGCTTCGAAGAACTCGTGGATTTGGGCCTCGATCAAATCCCCGAGAAGTTCGTGCGCCACATGAATAATACGGTGATCCTGATCGGGACCTATCACCCCGAATCGCCCTATATCCTGGGTTTTTACGAGGGTGTGGCGTTGCCGGAGCGGACGTTTAGCAATTCCGGCCACCTTCCGGACGCCATCACGATATATAAAAACGCCCTCGAGGACATGTGCAGCACCGAGGAGGAGCTTATCGAGCAGGTCAAGATCACCGTCATCCACGAGGTGGGCCACCACTTCGGCCTGGATGACGATGACCTTCACGCCCTGGGCTGGGGCTAACCCCAGCTGACCACGCCCCATTCGCCAAAGGGGCGCCCCGAGGGATCAAGGATCACGGTGCGCCCATTGGCCAGGTAGGTGTCAAAGGCGTAGTCCGCGGTGACACCGCTGGCCCAGCGCGCCACGGTACGGATGGCAGCACCGTGGCTGACCAGCACGTTTACGCCATCGCGGGAGGCCAGTTCCTCCAGCACGGGGCGGGAACGCTGCAGGACCTCCAGGTAGTTTTCCCCGCCGGGCAGCCGCGAGGCGGGGTCGCCCTCCAACCAGCCGCGGAAGGCCCGGGTGTAGGTGGCGGCGGTTTCAGGGTCGCCAAGACCATCGAGTTGGCCCGCGAAGATTTCGTGCACCCCCAGCTGGATATCCACCGGGATGTTTTTGCCGGTGGTTTCCGCATAGGCGGAGGAGAGCAGCAGGGCGGTTTGCTGGGCCCGCAGGGCGATCGAACAGTTGATGGAATTGAGGTCGTATTCGGCGAGTTCCGCACCGAGATTGGTTGCCTGCGTCCGCCCCACCTCGGTGAGTTCTGCGCCGGGCGGGCGGGTGTCT
Proteins encoded:
- a CDS encoding GntR family transcriptional regulator codes for the protein MAENLVARQLTDGSKPKHAQLREILEEICATQLSPGDMLPGERVLEETYGVSRITVRRAIGDLVAAGTLKRARGKGTFVAPSPLVSRLNLASFSSEMSAQHLKASSKILLAARGHAPKDVQSFFDSDAAHTHLRRLRLGDDRPYAIDDGWYNSTFAPGLLENDVYNSVYAILDNEYGMPVTDAEQTATAINADEETGKLLDVEPGTALLRIVRQSFSGTKPIEWCTSLYRTDRYALKTHVSRTRDSGHPATDSAISGA
- a CDS encoding metallopeptidase family protein, which codes for MIQVSDERFEELVDLGLDQIPEKFVRHMNNTVILIGTYHPESPYILGFYEGVALPERTFSNSGHLPDAITIYKNALEDMCSTEEELIEQVKITVIHEVGHHFGLDDDDLHALGWG
- a CDS encoding histidine phosphatase family protein gives rise to the protein MLILVRHGQTHSNAAKIIDTRPPGAELTEVGRTQATNLGAELAEYDLNSINCSIALRAQQTALLLSSAYAETTGKNIPVDIQLGVHEIFAGQLDGLGDPETAATYTRAFRGWLEGDPASRLPGGENYLEVLQRSRPVLEELASRDGVNVLVSHGAAIRTVARWASGVTADYAFDTYLANGRTVILDPSGRPFGEWGVVSWG
- a CDS encoding septum formation family protein — protein: MNTIRTATTVRLTLAAAVVAVAGFAITRFATPTNEPQFETPDGVAPFTTADVGACLTWEIQNGALKNFEQTDCAQKHRFEVSYRENLATYPSSEFGPNAPLPDVTRQAQLREELCRQPTVDYLQGKYDPNGRYSIAPILPPPDAWKNGDRTMLCGLQVTDDNGNLQLTTGRATEQDQARIAQTGECVRVDAAQATHVVACDQPHTYEVTGVVDLAVHFPDHAPSIEEQDAFLKDHCTQVSLDYIGGDDALYNSTLQSFWTTIPVNSWAGGTHTVNCSLIKANPEGGFATLKGSAKGEFLINDAPPPPQPTRNPLRSERPQQ